Proteins encoded within one genomic window of Oryza glaberrima chromosome 12, OglaRS2, whole genome shotgun sequence:
- the LOC127757982 gene encoding uncharacterized protein LOC127757982: MGCHHHHHQLRRLAVLAAALCVVVVATAARPLQARRHGEAVEMDVSAAAPSGDGAVREGKWLPLLPAGGGLMHFPVVGGVSMPWMAGAPPAMAGPGVQLVPPYVGATRQEQLSLWASLFNPFQVRPRLPAAAAETTSPAVPVDIPAIAGVSPEKTTVDEPAAGEPKWGVFFGNNN, encoded by the coding sequence ATgggctgccaccaccaccaccaccagctgcgacgcctcgccgtgctcgccgcggcgctctgcgtcgtcgtcgtcgcgacggcggcgaggccgctgCAGGCGAGGAGAcacggcgaggcggtggagatggacgtgtcggcggcggcgccctccggCGATGGGGCGGTTCGAGAGGGGAAgtggctgccgctgctgccggcggGTGGGGGGCTGATGCACTTcccggtggtcggcggcgtgTCGATGCCGTGGATGGccggggcgccgccggcgatggccgggCCGGGGGTGCAGCTGGTGCCGCCGTACGTCGGCGCGACGCGGCAGGAGCAGCTAAGCCTGTGGGCGTCGCTGTTCAACCCGTTCCAGGTCAGGCCCaggctgcccgccgccgccgcagagacgacgtcgccggcggtgcCCGTGGACATCCCGGCCATTGCCGGCGtgtcgccggagaagacgacggtggacgagccggccgccggcgagcccaaGTGGGGCGTCTTCTTCGGCAACAACAACTAG